In Aegilops tauschii subsp. strangulata cultivar AL8/78 chromosome 3, Aet v6.0, whole genome shotgun sequence, one genomic interval encodes:
- the LOC109743031 gene encoding probable inactive receptor kinase At1g27190 has translation MADDTKFLLLFLLLSSSSLCFGSESDILCLKSVQKSIIDPYGVLKSSWIFENPREGYICHFTGVECWHPYENGILSLRLGNLGIQGTFPQGLQNCSSMTGLDLSNNNFSGPIPDISRLNPYLTNLDLSYNSFWGSIPESISNMTYLNLLNLQHNKLSGHIPPQFNFLTRLTTFNVAENLLSGPVPTLLQKFSASNFAGVTDKK, from the exons ATGGCTGATGATACCAAGTTCCTCCTTCTATTTCTCCTCTTGAGCAGCTCATCGCTGTGTTTTGGTTCTGAATCTGATATCCTGTGCCTGAAGTCTGTACAAAAATCAATTATTGATCCCTATGGTGTACTCAAATCCTCATGGATCTTTGAAAATCCCAGAGAGGGTTACATATGCCACTTTACTGGTGTGGAATGCTGGCACCCCTACGAGAACGGGATTCTTTCTCTGCGTCTCGGCAACCTAGGAATTCAAGGCACATTCCCTCAGGGTCTACAGAATTGTTCCAGCATGACCGGACTGGACCTGTCAAATAACAATTTTTCAGGACCAATTCCCGATATTTCACGGTTGAATCCATACCTGACAAATCTGGATCTTTCATACAACAGTTTTTGGGGATCAATCCCAGAGAGTATTTCAAATATGACATATCTGAATCTCCTCAACCTTCAGCATAACAAACTCAGCGGTCATATTCCACCACAATTTAATTTCCTTACTCGGTTAACGACGTTCAATGTTGCGGAGAACTTGTTATCAGGGCCTGTTCCTACTTTGCTACAGAAGTTTTCAGCTTCGAACTTTGCTG GTGTGACCGATAAAAAGTAA